In Fimbriiglobus ruber, a genomic segment contains:
- the dnaE gene encoding DNA polymerase III subunit alpha encodes MADRKFAHLHLHTHYSLLDGANRIPELVARTKAQGMTACAITDHGNLYGAIEFYRACTDPKVNINPVIGYEAYLAPGDRRDKKAGRQGEAYSHLTLLAKNLTGFKNLIKLSSIAFLEGFYYHPRIDREILAAHSEGLICLSGCLAGEFNQYILKNKPDEALKLAQWFAKLFKKDFYIEIQNNGIDLQDHCTPVAVEISNKVGVPLVATADAHYLCADDAEAHDVLFCINTGKKRDPRKKQYPEGRLPNPYYVRSPGDMYDLFPDFHDAVARSQEIADQVDIKIDFKARHFPVFKQPAGLTPEEYLRKLCDQGVHERYGDKVRQEVWDRLAHELGIINRMGFASYFLIVWDFVRFARENGIPASARGSGCGAVVSYVLYLSHVDPLDYDLLFERFLDPNRSEAPDIDIDFCQERRELVIQYVKQKYGADSVAQIGTFGTLAAKAALKDVGRVLDIPLEKVNYLSKLVPMKGAISLSLDDALDKQQSPDFRREYDSDPVVKQWVDIARKLEGMNRGVGTHAAGVVIANGPITDYVPVQRATRKGDDGEKSNGETTVTTQWEMGIIEKVGLLKMDFLGLRTLTLIDNALKLIKKTRGRDIDVQKLPLDDKPTYELLQRGDAKGVFQFESDGIRDLLRRMKPDNIRDIVACTALYRPGPLEGGMVDEYIECKHGRKKPFYPHPVMEEVLTETYGVMVYQEQVMRILNKMGGIELSSAYACIKAISKKNESIINARKVDFVKGAQERGMSEKTATEIFELIVKFGGYGFNKSHSAAYAHISYHTAYLKQYYPAEFMAALLSSEIDDGNKRDMLVDHIADARRMGVEVLPPNANKGQPDFDVVEGKIVFGLTAIKGLGRGASEEIVRAREVGGPFKDMFDFCERVDTRTVSKAAMEKMIKAGAMDCLAFNRRASMLLALPRAAQAAEDKAADRKRGQKSFMDMLWDGDGDETGSNGHANGVHTNGHAAAAGAGEGLPDVPEWPELDKLKFEKEALDFYVSSHPLAQFDEQLRRFRTHSAAEIQKVNEGTEVRIGGMITELIPKVASKGRNAGKKWAIIKVEDFTGQMKCILWSDHFSRFKDDLAADAILLFEGKVEFREGSGDVIVEKVMTLDQAKKDLTRGLVLRVPYTEDEDIIRRLDGVASVLKRYRGPCQVFLSVRDPAGRAAHFKLNSEFFVDPTVIKVDEIELLLGPGSVLFTGRS; translated from the coding sequence ATGGCCGACCGCAAGTTCGCGCACCTGCACCTGCACACCCACTACAGCCTGCTCGACGGGGCCAACCGCATCCCCGAGCTGGTCGCCCGGACCAAGGCCCAGGGGATGACGGCGTGCGCGATCACCGACCACGGCAACCTGTACGGGGCGATCGAGTTCTACCGCGCGTGTACCGACCCGAAGGTGAACATCAACCCGGTCATCGGGTACGAGGCGTACCTCGCCCCCGGCGACCGGCGGGACAAGAAGGCCGGCCGCCAGGGCGAGGCGTACAGCCACCTCACCCTGCTGGCCAAGAACCTGACCGGGTTCAAGAACCTCATCAAGCTCTCCTCGATCGCGTTCCTCGAAGGGTTCTACTACCACCCGCGGATCGACCGCGAGATCCTGGCCGCCCACAGCGAGGGGCTGATCTGCCTCAGCGGGTGCCTGGCCGGGGAGTTCAACCAGTACATCCTCAAGAACAAACCCGACGAGGCCCTGAAGCTGGCCCAGTGGTTCGCCAAGCTGTTCAAGAAAGACTTCTACATCGAGATCCAGAACAACGGCATCGACCTGCAGGACCACTGCACGCCGGTGGCCGTCGAGATCTCGAACAAGGTCGGCGTCCCGCTCGTGGCCACGGCCGACGCCCACTACCTCTGCGCGGACGACGCCGAGGCCCACGACGTCCTCTTCTGCATCAACACCGGCAAGAAGCGCGACCCCCGCAAAAAACAATACCCCGAGGGCCGGCTGCCGAACCCGTACTACGTCCGGTCCCCGGGCGACATGTACGACCTGTTCCCGGACTTCCACGACGCCGTCGCCCGCAGCCAGGAGATCGCCGACCAGGTCGACATCAAGATCGACTTCAAGGCCCGCCACTTTCCGGTCTTCAAACAGCCGGCCGGCCTGACCCCGGAAGAATACCTCCGCAAACTCTGCGACCAGGGCGTCCACGAGCGGTACGGCGACAAGGTGCGGCAGGAGGTGTGGGACCGACTCGCCCACGAACTCGGCATCATCAACCGGATGGGCTTCGCGAGCTACTTCCTCATCGTCTGGGACTTCGTCCGCTTCGCCCGCGAGAACGGCATCCCGGCCAGCGCCCGGGGCTCCGGCTGTGGGGCGGTCGTGAGCTACGTTCTGTACCTCAGCCACGTCGACCCGCTCGACTACGACCTCCTGTTCGAGCGGTTCCTCGACCCGAATCGGTCCGAGGCGCCCGATATCGACATCGACTTCTGCCAGGAGCGGCGGGAGCTGGTGATCCAGTACGTGAAGCAGAAATACGGGGCGGACAGCGTCGCCCAGATCGGGACGTTCGGGACGCTGGCCGCCAAGGCCGCGCTCAAGGACGTCGGCCGGGTGCTCGACATCCCGCTCGAAAAGGTCAACTACCTCAGCAAGCTCGTACCCATGAAGGGAGCGATCTCGCTTAGCCTGGACGACGCGCTCGACAAGCAGCAGTCCCCGGACTTCCGCCGGGAGTACGACAGCGACCCGGTCGTCAAGCAATGGGTCGACATCGCCCGCAAGCTCGAAGGGATGAACCGCGGCGTCGGGACGCACGCGGCCGGCGTGGTCATCGCGAACGGCCCGATCACCGACTACGTCCCGGTCCAGCGGGCCACCCGCAAGGGCGACGACGGCGAGAAATCGAACGGCGAAACGACCGTCACGACGCAGTGGGAAATGGGCATCATCGAGAAGGTCGGCCTTCTCAAGATGGACTTCCTCGGTCTCCGCACCCTCACGCTGATCGACAACGCGCTCAAGCTCATCAAGAAGACCCGCGGCCGCGACATCGACGTCCAGAAACTTCCGCTCGACGATAAGCCGACCTACGAATTGCTCCAGCGGGGCGACGCCAAGGGCGTGTTCCAGTTCGAGTCGGACGGCATCCGCGACCTCCTGCGGCGGATGAAGCCGGACAACATCCGGGACATCGTCGCCTGTACCGCCCTCTACCGTCCCGGCCCGCTCGAAGGCGGGATGGTGGACGAGTACATCGAGTGCAAGCACGGCCGCAAGAAGCCGTTTTACCCGCACCCGGTCATGGAAGAGGTGCTGACCGAAACGTACGGCGTGATGGTGTACCAGGAACAGGTGATGCGGATCTTGAACAAGATGGGCGGCATCGAGCTGTCCAGCGCGTACGCCTGTATCAAGGCCATCAGCAAGAAGAACGAAAGCATCATCAACGCCCGGAAGGTCGACTTCGTCAAGGGCGCGCAAGAGCGCGGGATGAGTGAGAAGACGGCAACGGAAATTTTTGAACTGATCGTGAAGTTCGGCGGGTACGGGTTCAACAAGTCGCACAGCGCGGCGTACGCCCACATTTCGTACCACACCGCATACCTCAAGCAGTATTACCCGGCCGAGTTCATGGCCGCCCTCCTGTCGTCCGAGATCGACGACGGCAACAAGCGGGACATGCTCGTCGACCACATCGCAGACGCCCGCCGGATGGGCGTCGAGGTACTGCCGCCGAACGCCAACAAGGGCCAACCGGACTTCGACGTGGTCGAGGGCAAGATCGTCTTCGGCCTGACCGCCATCAAGGGGCTGGGCCGCGGGGCGTCCGAGGAAATCGTCCGCGCCCGCGAGGTTGGCGGGCCGTTCAAGGATATGTTCGACTTTTGCGAACGGGTCGACACGCGGACGGTTAGCAAGGCGGCGATGGAAAAGATGATCAAGGCCGGGGCGATGGACTGCCTGGCGTTCAACCGCCGGGCGTCCATGCTCCTCGCCCTCCCGCGGGCTGCACAGGCGGCCGAAGACAAGGCGGCCGACCGCAAGCGCGGGCAGAAGAGCTTCATGGACATGCTCTGGGACGGCGACGGCGACGAGACCGGGAGTAACGGCCACGCCAACGGCGTACACACCAACGGCCACGCAGCCGCGGCGGGGGCGGGCGAGGGGCTGCCAGACGTGCCCGAGTGGCCGGAGCTGGACAAGCTGAAGTTCGAGAAGGAAGCGCTCGACTTTTACGTCTCCAGCCACCCACTCGCCCAGTTCGACGAACAACTCCGCCGCTTCCGCACGCACTCGGCCGCCGAGATCCAGAAAGTCAACGAGGGGACGGAAGTGCGGATCGGCGGGATGATCACCGAGCTGATTCCGAAGGTGGCGAGCAAGGGCCGCAACGCCGGCAAAAAGTGGGCGATCATCAAGGTCGAGGACTTCACCGGACAGATGAAGTGCATCCTCTGGTCCGACCACTTCTCGCGGTTCAAGGACGACTTGGCGGCCGACGCGATTCTGCTTTTCGAGGGCAAAGTCGAGTTCCGCGAGGGGTCCGGCGATGTGATCGTCGAGAAGGTGATGACGCTCGACCAGGCGAAAAAAGACCTCACCCGCGGCCTGGTACTCCGCGTCCCATACACCGAGGACGAGGACATCATCCGCCGGTTGGACGGGGTGGCGTCGGTTCTCAAGCGGTATCGTGGACCGTGCCAGGTTTTCCTGAGCGTTCGCGACCCGGCCGGCCGGGCCGCCCATTTCAAGCTCAACTCCGAATTCTTCGTCGACCCGACGGTGATCAAGGTCGACGAAATCGAGCTGCTACTTGGACCCGGCTCCGTGCTGTTCACCGGGCGGTCTTGA
- a CDS encoding carbon-nitrogen hydrolase, whose translation MSDTFTVALIQMRCAPDAASNLAKAEAAIAEAAKQGAQIVCLPELFLGPYFCQKEDTATFDMAEPIPGPSSDRLAAAAKKAGVVVVGSIFEKRMPGVYHNTATVYDTDGTLLGLYRKMHIPDDPLYYEKYYFTPGDLGWKVFDTKRGKVGTLVCWDQWYPEAARLTALQGAEVIFYPTAIGWHPKEKAEYGEAQSSAWETSMRAHSIANGTFVAAANRIGYEPPPDGDPKGGLEFWGGSFVSDPFGRMLKKASHDREEIVIVSCSRKLMEDVRRNWPFFRDRRIDAYGGIVRRVVD comes from the coding sequence ATGTCGGACACGTTCACCGTCGCCTTAATCCAAATGCGCTGCGCGCCGGACGCCGCGTCGAACCTGGCCAAGGCCGAAGCCGCAATCGCGGAGGCGGCCAAACAGGGCGCGCAGATCGTCTGTCTGCCGGAGCTGTTTCTTGGGCCGTACTTTTGCCAGAAGGAAGACACCGCGACGTTCGACATGGCCGAGCCGATCCCCGGCCCGTCGTCCGACCGGCTCGCGGCCGCGGCGAAGAAGGCCGGGGTAGTCGTGGTCGGGTCGATCTTCGAGAAGCGGATGCCGGGCGTCTACCACAACACGGCCACCGTTTACGACACTGACGGCACGCTACTCGGCCTCTACCGCAAGATGCACATCCCGGACGACCCGCTCTACTACGAGAAGTATTACTTCACCCCTGGCGATCTGGGCTGGAAGGTCTTCGACACCAAGCGGGGCAAGGTCGGCACGTTGGTTTGCTGGGACCAGTGGTATCCGGAGGCGGCCCGGCTGACGGCCCTCCAGGGCGCCGAAGTGATCTTCTACCCGACGGCGATCGGCTGGCACCCGAAGGAGAAAGCCGAGTACGGCGAGGCCCAGAGTTCGGCCTGGGAAACGAGCATGCGCGCCCACTCGATCGCGAACGGCACGTTCGTGGCAGCCGCGAACCGGATCGGGTACGAGCCGCCGCCGGACGGCGACCCGAAGGGCGGTCTGGAATTCTGGGGTGGGTCGTTCGTGTCCGACCCGTTCGGCCGGATGCTCAAGAAGGCGAGCCACGACCGAGAGGAGATCGTGATCGTGTCCTGTAGCCGCAAGCTGATGGAGGACGTGCGGCGGAACTGGCCGTTCTTCCGCGACCGCCGGATCGACGCGTACGGCGGGATCGTCCGGCGGGTGGTGGACTGA
- the acs gene encoding acetate--CoA ligase codes for MSASNQNITSVLKETRVFPPAAAFASAAHVPSPAEADRLRAWAESDPDAFWAEQAKMLDWFKPWTQVLDWSNAPHAKWFVGAQLNVAHNCLDRHLTNGRADKPAIIWEGEPGDTRTLTYKQLHAEVSRFANALKGMGVGKGDRVTIYMPMVPEAAIAMLACARIGATHSVVFGGFSADAVADRNNDAKSKVIITADGGYRRGKVVPLKANVDAALEKSPSVEKCVVLNRCNSPVTMKPGRDIWWHDAVLSADADCPAEPLDSEHPLFILYTSGSTGKPKGVLHTTGGYLLGAALTHKWVFDIKENDVYWCTADVGWVTGHSYIVYGPLANGATTVMFEGAPNHPKEDRFWEIIEKYKVSVFYTAPTAIRAFIKWGDQWPKGHDLSSLRLLGSVGEPINPEAWMWYHEVIGGGRCPIVDTWWQTETGAIMIAPLPGATPTKPGSATKPLPGISAEVVDKQGNPVPANAGGFLVVKQPWPSMMRTIYGDDERYKATYWSNYPGIYFTADGARRDDDGYIWVMGRVDDVLNVSGHRLSTMEVESALVNHPKVAESAVVGRPDDLKGEAICCFVTLKQGHAPTDELKAELKAHVAKEIGALARPDDIRFSETLPKTRSGKIMRRLLRDIAAGKQSTQDTTTLEDYGVLAKLREDEE; via the coding sequence ATGTCCGCTTCTAATCAAAATATTACCAGCGTCCTGAAGGAAACCCGCGTATTCCCGCCGGCGGCCGCGTTCGCCTCGGCCGCCCACGTCCCGAGCCCGGCCGAGGCCGACCGCCTGCGGGCCTGGGCCGAATCCGACCCGGACGCCTTCTGGGCCGAGCAGGCCAAAATGCTCGACTGGTTCAAGCCGTGGACGCAAGTTCTCGACTGGTCGAACGCGCCGCACGCCAAATGGTTTGTCGGCGCGCAGCTGAATGTCGCCCACAACTGCCTTGACCGGCACCTGACGAATGGCCGCGCCGACAAGCCGGCCATCATCTGGGAAGGCGAGCCCGGCGACACGCGGACGCTGACCTACAAGCAGCTCCACGCCGAGGTCAGCCGGTTCGCGAACGCCCTCAAGGGCATGGGCGTCGGCAAGGGCGACCGGGTCACGATCTACATGCCGATGGTGCCCGAGGCGGCCATCGCGATGCTCGCCTGCGCCCGGATCGGGGCGACGCACTCGGTCGTCTTCGGCGGCTTCAGCGCGGACGCCGTGGCCGACCGGAACAACGACGCCAAGTCGAAAGTCATCATCACCGCCGACGGCGGCTACCGCCGGGGCAAGGTCGTCCCGCTCAAGGCCAACGTCGACGCCGCACTGGAGAAGTCGCCGAGCGTCGAAAAGTGCGTCGTACTCAACCGGTGCAACAGCCCGGTCACGATGAAGCCGGGCCGGGACATCTGGTGGCACGACGCGGTCCTGTCCGCGGACGCGGACTGCCCGGCCGAACCGCTCGACAGTGAACACCCGTTGTTCATCCTCTACACGTCCGGGAGTACCGGCAAACCGAAGGGCGTGTTACACACGACTGGCGGCTACCTGCTCGGGGCGGCGCTCACGCACAAGTGGGTGTTCGACATCAAGGAGAACGACGTCTACTGGTGTACGGCCGACGTCGGGTGGGTGACGGGGCACAGCTACATCGTCTACGGCCCGCTGGCGAACGGCGCGACGACGGTGATGTTCGAGGGAGCTCCGAACCATCCGAAGGAAGACCGCTTCTGGGAGATCATCGAGAAGTACAAGGTCAGCGTATTCTACACGGCCCCGACGGCGATCCGGGCGTTCATCAAGTGGGGTGACCAGTGGCCGAAGGGCCACGACCTGTCGTCCCTCCGACTGCTCGGCAGCGTGGGCGAACCGATCAACCCCGAGGCGTGGATGTGGTACCACGAGGTGATCGGCGGCGGCCGGTGCCCGATCGTGGACACGTGGTGGCAGACGGAGACGGGGGCGATCATGATCGCTCCACTCCCGGGCGCCACCCCGACGAAGCCCGGCAGCGCGACCAAGCCGCTCCCCGGCATCAGTGCCGAGGTGGTGGACAAGCAGGGGAATCCGGTCCCGGCGAACGCGGGCGGTTTCCTGGTAGTTAAGCAGCCGTGGCCGAGCATGATGCGGACCATTTACGGCGACGACGAGCGATATAAGGCGACGTACTGGAGCAACTACCCCGGCATCTACTTCACGGCCGACGGCGCCCGCCGGGACGACGACGGGTACATCTGGGTGATGGGCCGGGTGGACGACGTGCTGAACGTGTCCGGCCACCGGCTCAGCACGATGGAGGTGGAGAGCGCTCTGGTGAATCACCCGAAGGTGGCCGAGTCGGCCGTCGTGGGCCGCCCGGACGACCTGAAGGGCGAGGCGATCTGCTGCTTCGTGACGCTCAAGCAGGGCCACGCCCCGACCGACGAGCTGAAGGCCGAACTCAAGGCGCACGTGGCGAAGGAGATCGGCGCCCTGGCCCGCCCGGACGACATCCGGTTTTCGGAGACCCTGCCCAAGACGCGGTCCGGCAAGATCATGCGCCGCCTCCTCCGCGACATCGCGGCCGGCAAGCAGAGTACCCAGGACACGACGACCCTGGAAGACTACGGCGTACTGGCGAAGCTGCGGGAGGACGAGGAGTAA
- a CDS encoding potassium channel family protein translates to MHVCVPWLGWLLSPTRKIIDRIKQGDREHRGKTLRKWSLYFFWFEAGSSVLLAILLAEAPSNNATMFSMIAIAYAWSRINEIAYAFYTDSLTSSKQSDLTSSERIRMAMRSYFGLAFNFALLYYFIPVTGLFKDSLGSFFEAFYFSGVTLATLGYGDVLPKHWLCRLLSLYEVFAGILLVAVAIATYIGGSGESDASVAESVAAPDPHR, encoded by the coding sequence GTGCATGTGTGCGTTCCATGGCTCGGCTGGCTTCTCTCTCCTACAAGGAAGATCATCGATCGGATCAAACAGGGCGATCGTGAGCATCGCGGCAAGACACTTCGCAAATGGAGCCTATATTTCTTTTGGTTCGAGGCTGGGAGCAGTGTCTTGCTGGCGATTTTGCTGGCAGAAGCTCCATCCAATAATGCGACTATGTTTAGTATGATTGCTATTGCTTATGCTTGGTCTAGAATAAACGAAATTGCATACGCCTTTTACACTGATTCGCTTACTTCATCGAAGCAGTCGGATCTCACTAGCAGTGAAAGAATCCGAATGGCAATGCGAAGTTACTTTGGGCTAGCATTCAACTTTGCCTTGTTGTACTATTTTATTCCTGTAACTGGATTGTTTAAAGATAGCCTTGGTAGCTTTTTTGAGGCCTTCTACTTCAGCGGTGTTACATTGGCTACGCTTGGCTATGGGGATGTCCTGCCAAAACATTGGCTCTGCCGACTACTGTCTCTCTATGAAGTGTTTGCAGGCATCCTACTTGTAGCAGTTGCCATTGCAACATACATCGGCGGGAGTGGCGAAAGTGATGCATCAGTCGCCGAGTCAGTGGCTGCACCTGATCCTCACCGCTGA
- a CDS encoding WD40 repeat domain-containing protein yields the protein MSGWRYGTRGIVFVVVLLCSCHAAEMQKEWDGLAGSHPVTGKTMRNFDRVSSVSYSPDGSRLLIAGIRTGRGRHPDWALVYAAATFEELASLPPTKADDRNFLSSADRVISDPQGRVIITAGVQVQETPGAPQYFHELKVWDAKTFKLLWTHPSGPGRDEAFNDAAVSPDGTTLVAVTNSLGFADQPGAETVWVWDLKTWRLRTRFHGHHATMRSPGQPPYLGSTSVCSVAFAPDGRTLATCGYENRIRFWDAANEFRELDGLDGHTGAVMRLAYYPDGSRLVSASYDGTAIIWDLKTRKPAHTLKLKNVSQWKVDVAVSPDGKTIATADNVEVRLWDTATGEALETLALPYPEASCVAFSPDGKYLAVGFDDLFPKKRGGGSDGVIQWVLADHKLREPSK from the coding sequence ATGAGCGGTTGGCGATACGGGACTCGCGGGATCGTTTTCGTCGTCGTGCTGCTCTGTTCCTGCCATGCGGCGGAGATGCAGAAAGAATGGGACGGTCTCGCGGGGAGCCATCCCGTCACCGGCAAGACGATGCGGAATTTTGACCGGGTCAGTTCCGTAAGCTACTCGCCGGACGGTAGCCGATTGCTCATCGCGGGCATTCGCACGGGCCGGGGCCGACATCCGGACTGGGCACTCGTCTACGCCGCCGCCACCTTCGAGGAACTGGCGTCCCTCCCGCCCACAAAAGCGGACGACAGGAACTTCCTTTCCAGTGCAGATCGCGTGATATCCGACCCCCAGGGCCGAGTCATCATCACGGCCGGCGTCCAGGTCCAGGAAACGCCCGGAGCCCCGCAATACTTCCACGAGCTAAAAGTTTGGGACGCCAAGACGTTCAAGCTCCTGTGGACCCACCCGTCCGGACCCGGGAGAGACGAGGCGTTCAACGACGCGGCCGTTTCGCCGGACGGGACGACACTGGTTGCCGTCACCAACAGTCTCGGGTTCGCGGATCAACCCGGGGCGGAAACGGTCTGGGTCTGGGACCTCAAGACGTGGCGCCTGCGAACACGCTTTCACGGCCACCATGCCACGATGCGTTCGCCGGGTCAGCCGCCGTACCTGGGTTCGACGTCCGTTTGCTCGGTCGCGTTCGCCCCGGACGGCCGGACGCTGGCGACGTGTGGCTACGAAAACCGCATCCGCTTTTGGGACGCCGCGAACGAGTTCCGCGAACTCGACGGACTCGACGGGCACACGGGCGCCGTGATGCGCCTCGCGTACTACCCGGACGGCAGCCGACTCGTCTCGGCTTCTTACGACGGGACGGCCATCATCTGGGATCTGAAGACGCGGAAGCCGGCCCATACGCTCAAGCTCAAAAACGTGTCGCAGTGGAAGGTCGATGTGGCCGTGTCCCCGGACGGGAAGACGATCGCGACGGCCGACAACGTCGAAGTCCGGCTGTGGGACACCGCGACCGGGGAGGCCCTGGAAACGCTCGCCCTGCCGTACCCGGAGGCGAGTTGTGTCGCCTTTTCGCCCGACGGGAAATATCTGGCGGTCGGGTTCGACGATCTCTTCCCCAAAAAACGCGGGGGCGGTTCCGACGGCGTCATTCAATGGGTACTCGCGGACCACAAACTCCGCGAGCCGTCGAAGTAA
- a CDS encoding type II toxin-antitoxin system RelE/ParE family toxin, translating into MPNLTYRTLVETPSRKPLIFVNGSIKSPPFTKEGRIEAGRLLRRLQEGESLGMPHSRPMRDVGPKCHELRVADEEHNWRIMYYLDTTAVVVLDVFPKATRKTPKAVIDKCARRLATYLDDKRAAEQASLKKKGD; encoded by the coding sequence ATGCCGAATCTGACATATCGTACGTTGGTGGAAACGCCCTCCCGCAAGCCCCTGATCTTCGTCAACGGTTCGATCAAATCGCCACCTTTTACCAAGGAAGGGCGGATCGAAGCGGGCAGGTTGCTCCGCCGACTTCAGGAAGGCGAATCGCTCGGCATGCCTCACTCGCGGCCGATGCGGGACGTGGGGCCGAAGTGTCACGAGTTGCGCGTGGCAGACGAGGAACACAACTGGCGGATCATGTACTACCTCGACACGACAGCCGTCGTCGTACTCGACGTGTTTCCGAAAGCGACCCGGAAGACGCCGAAAGCTGTCATCGACAAATGCGCGCGGCGGCTGGCAACCTACCTGGATGACAAGCGGGCCGCGGAACAAGCGAGCCTCAAGAAGAAAGGCGATTGA
- a CDS encoding helix-turn-helix domain-containing protein, protein MNAETRKALEAKGYVIYDQAEDWLGLTDEERQLVDLRLRTSRAVAAARERAGLTQKELAAKMKSSQSRVAKIESGANDVSLDLAFKALFASGGKIEELVEVGGRKPIVARKPKKTSKPGRKATA, encoded by the coding sequence ATGAACGCCGAAACGCGAAAAGCACTCGAAGCCAAGGGCTACGTCATTTACGACCAGGCGGAAGACTGGCTCGGCCTGACCGACGAGGAACGGCAGCTCGTTGATTTGCGGCTGCGCACGAGCCGGGCCGTCGCCGCCGCTCGCGAGCGGGCCGGCCTGACGCAAAAAGAGCTGGCAGCCAAGATGAAATCGAGCCAGTCGCGGGTGGCCAAGATCGAGTCCGGGGCCAACGACGTTTCGCTCGATCTGGCATTCAAAGCCCTGTTCGCGTCGGGGGGGAAGATCGAAGAACTGGTCGAAGTCGGAGGTCGTAAACCGATCGTGGCGCGAAAACCAAAGAAAACGAGTAAGCCGGGGCGGAAAGCAACTGCCTGA
- a CDS encoding rhodanese-like domain-containing protein → MRLVALVLLVSAPLPFMVPPAFAQKQAAPTPQPAPPNPNIDMDAYVRSVNEVAIHRAKRRLTEADFIKMSEEAGTITLDARSKDKFALLHIKGAINLSFPDITIDSLKKTLPDKEARILIYCNNNFKNANEPFPPKAVIASLNISTYIALYNYGYRNVYELGPLLDPAKSKLTFEGKLAAK, encoded by the coding sequence ATGAGGCTTGTCGCACTGGTTCTGCTCGTGTCCGCCCCCCTGCCGTTCATGGTCCCGCCCGCGTTCGCACAGAAGCAGGCCGCACCGACTCCGCAGCCGGCGCCGCCGAACCCGAACATCGACATGGACGCTTACGTCCGCTCCGTGAATGAGGTGGCGATCCACCGTGCCAAGCGGCGGCTCACCGAGGCCGACTTCATCAAGATGAGCGAGGAAGCCGGCACCATCACGCTGGACGCCCGCAGCAAGGACAAATTCGCCCTGCTGCACATCAAGGGCGCGATCAACCTGAGCTTCCCGGACATCACCATCGACAGCCTGAAAAAGACCCTGCCGGACAAGGAAGCCCGCATCCTGATCTACTGCAATAACAACTTCAAGAACGCCAACGAGCCGTTCCCGCCGAAGGCCGTGATCGCGTCGCTCAACATCTCGACGTACATCGCCCTTTACAACTACGGCTACCGGAACGTGTACGAACTCGGGCCGCTCCTCGACCCGGCCAAATCGAAGCTGACGTTCGAGGGCAAGCTGGCCGCGAAGTGA